Proteins from a genomic interval of Acinonyx jubatus isolate Ajub_Pintada_27869175 chromosome B4, VMU_Ajub_asm_v1.0, whole genome shotgun sequence:
- the MYF6 gene encoding myogenic factor 6, with product MMMDLFETGSYFFYLDGENVTLQPLEVAEGSPLYPGSDGTLSPCQDQMPPEAGSDSSGEEHVLAPPGLQPPHCPGQCLIWACKTCKRKSAPTDRRKAATLRERRRLKKINEAFEALKRRTVANPNQRLPKVEILRSAISYIERLQDLLHQLDQQEKMQELGVDPFSYRPKQENLEGADFLRTCSSQWPSVSDHSRGLVITAKEGGASMDSSASSSLRCLSSIVDSISSEERKLPCVEEVVEK from the exons ATGATGATGGACCTTTTTGAAACTGGCTCCTATTTCTTCTACTTGGACGGGGAAAATGTTACCTTGCAGCCATTAGAAGTGGCAGAGGGCTCTCCTTTGTACCCAGGGAGTGATGGTACTTTGTCCCCCTGCCAGGACCAAATGCCCCCGGAAGCTGGGAGCGACAGCAGCGGAGAGGAACATGTCCTGGCGCCCCCAGGCCTgcagcctccccactgccccGGCCAATGTCTGATCTGGGCTTGCAAGACGTGCAAAAGAAAATCTGCCCCCACTGACCGGCGGAAAGCTGCCACCCTGCGCGAGAGGAGGCGGCTAAAGAAAATCAACGAGGCCTTCGAGGCACTGAAGCGGCGGACTGTGGCCAACCCCAACCAGAGGCTGCCCAAGGTGGAGATTCTTCGGAGCGCCATCAGCTACATAGAGCGGCTGCAGGATCTGCTCCATCAGCTGGATCAGCAGGAGAAAATGCAGGAGCTAGGGGTGGACCCCTTCAGCTACAGACCCAAGCAAGAGAAT CTGGAGGGTGCGGATTTCCTGCGCACCTGCAGCTCCCAGTGGCCAAGTGTTTCGGATCATTCCAGGGGGCTCGTGATAACCGCCAAGGAAG GAGGGGCAAGCATGGACTCGTCAGCCTCGAGTAGCCTTCGATGCCTTTCTTCCATCGTGGACAGCATTTCCTCAGAGGAACGCAAACTCCCCTGCGTGGAAGAGGTGGTGGAGAAGTAA